In Achromobacter spanius, the following proteins share a genomic window:
- a CDS encoding fumarate hydratase has product MSVIIKEEDFIQSIADGIQFISYYHPVDYIRHLARAYEREESPAARDAMAQILTNSRMCAEGKRPLCQDTGIVNVFLKIGMSVRFDTKRTLQELCDEGVRRGYLNPDNPLRASVLDDPLFARKNTRDNTPCILHVELVQGDKVDVQIASKGGGSENKSKFAMLNPSDSLVDWVLKTVPTMGAGWCPPGMLGIGVGGTAEKAMLMAKQSLMEDIDMYELLARGPQNKLEELRIELYEKVNALGIGAQGLGGLTTVLDVKISTFPTHAASKPVAMIPNCAATRHAHFELDGTGPARLDPPSLSEWPEVHWAPDYNKSKQVDLNTLTKEEVASWKPGQTLLLSGKMLTGRDAAHKRIQDMLAKGEPLPVDFTNRVIYYVGPVDPVGDEVVGPAGPTTATRMDKFTDMMLEKTGLISMIGKSERGPVAIEAIKKHGSAYLMAVGGAAYLVSKAIRGAKVLGFADLGMEAIYEFDVKDMPVTVAVDAKGTSVHTTGPKEWQAKIGKIPVAVA; this is encoded by the coding sequence ATGTCCGTCATCATTAAAGAAGAAGACTTCATCCAGTCGATAGCCGATGGCATTCAGTTCATCAGCTACTACCACCCCGTCGACTACATCCGCCATCTGGCGCGCGCCTACGAGCGCGAGGAAAGCCCCGCCGCGCGTGACGCGATGGCGCAGATCCTGACCAATTCCCGCATGTGCGCCGAAGGCAAGCGTCCGCTGTGCCAGGACACCGGCATCGTCAACGTCTTCCTGAAGATCGGCATGAGCGTGCGCTTTGACACCAAGCGCACCCTGCAGGAACTGTGTGACGAAGGCGTGCGCCGTGGCTACCTGAATCCGGACAATCCGCTGCGCGCCTCCGTGCTGGACGACCCGCTGTTCGCGCGCAAGAATACGCGCGACAACACGCCCTGTATCCTGCACGTCGAGCTTGTCCAGGGTGACAAGGTCGACGTGCAAATCGCTTCCAAGGGCGGCGGTTCGGAAAACAAATCCAAGTTCGCCATGCTGAACCCCAGCGATTCGCTGGTGGACTGGGTGCTGAAGACCGTCCCGACGATGGGCGCCGGCTGGTGCCCCCCGGGCATGCTCGGCATCGGCGTCGGCGGCACCGCTGAAAAAGCCATGCTGATGGCCAAGCAGTCGTTGATGGAAGACATCGACATGTACGAACTGCTGGCCCGTGGCCCGCAGAACAAGCTGGAAGAGCTGCGCATCGAACTGTACGAAAAGGTCAACGCGCTGGGTATCGGCGCGCAAGGCCTGGGCGGCCTGACCACCGTGCTGGACGTCAAGATCAGCACCTTCCCCACGCACGCCGCGTCCAAGCCGGTTGCGATGATCCCGAACTGCGCCGCCACGCGTCACGCGCACTTTGAACTGGACGGCACGGGCCCCGCGCGCCTGGATCCGCCGTCGCTGTCCGAATGGCCGGAAGTGCATTGGGCGCCGGACTACAACAAGTCCAAGCAGGTGGACCTGAACACGCTGACCAAGGAAGAAGTGGCCAGCTGGAAGCCGGGCCAGACGCTGCTGCTGTCGGGCAAGATGCTGACCGGCCGCGACGCCGCGCACAAGCGCATCCAGGACATGCTGGCCAAGGGCGAACCGCTGCCCGTGGACTTCACCAACCGCGTGATCTATTACGTGGGCCCGGTGGATCCAGTGGGCGACGAAGTGGTCGGCCCCGCCGGCCCCACCACCGCCACGCGCATGGACAAGTTCACCGACATGATGCTGGAGAAGACCGGCCTGATCTCGATGATCGGCAAGTCGGAACGCGGCCCGGTCGCGATTGAAGCCATCAAGAAGCACGGCTCGGCGTATCTGATGGCGGTGGGCGGCGCGGCGTACCTGGTGTCCAAGGCCATTCGCGGCGCCAAGGTGCTGGGCTTTGCCGACCTGGGCATGGAAGCCATCTACGAATTCGACGTGAAGGACATGCCGGTAACCGTGGCGGTAGACGCCAAGGGCACCTCGGTCCACACGACGGGTCCGAAGGAATGGCAAGCCAAGATCGGGAAGATTCCGG
- the glyS gene encoding glycine--tRNA ligase subunit beta: MTTNIRPLLVELLTEELPPKALQKLGQAFAEGVRATLERHGLLAEGCAVTAYSTPRRLAVHLSAVLAQAPDQPYAEKLMPAKIGLTEDGRATPALQKKLAAKGLENIDLATLDRESDGKQDYLVARGTAPGSSLAAGLQEGIDTALNSLPIPKVMRYQLADGVTTVKFVRPAHGLVALFGADVVPVSALGMQAGRDTLGHRFMCAGPVSFTDADSYAATLAEKGRVVASFEGRRDDIQRQLLDHAGRLSATLGDDPEVAALLDEVTALVEHPTVYVGQFEEQFLQVPQECLILTMRLNQKYFPLFDPATGRLTHRFLIVSNMHTDKPVNIVEGNQRVVRPRLADAQFFFETDRKTPLASRVEQLGSIVYHNKLGTQLERVERVRAIARGVAEQLGGDVSAADRAAMLAKADLGSNMVGEFPELQGIMGAYYAAGDGEPASVVEALRTQYRNRYDAPVTQDTLTAATLFIAERVETLVGIWAIGLAPTGERDPFGLRRAALGLISAFEQLAAGGWLKVSQDGPLSLNGLLELAAGTFPAGKIPADTLAEVRAFIYERYRNQLINDFDRNAVEAVIALTPPLHQVAERVRAAAAFAQLPEAASLAAANKRIGNLLKKAEGEIGAVNEAALVEPAERALAATVAKLRPQAEAQLAAGDFAGSLSTLAQAREPVDAFFADVMVMAEDPAVRANRLALLSQLHGLMNQVADISRLAQ, from the coding sequence ATGACGACGAACATCCGCCCGCTGCTGGTCGAACTGCTGACCGAAGAACTCCCGCCCAAGGCCCTGCAAAAGCTGGGCCAGGCCTTTGCCGAAGGCGTGCGCGCCACGCTGGAACGCCACGGCCTCTTGGCCGAAGGCTGCGCCGTGACCGCGTATTCCACGCCGCGCCGCCTGGCCGTGCACCTGTCCGCCGTGCTGGCGCAGGCGCCCGACCAGCCCTATGCCGAAAAGCTGATGCCCGCCAAGATCGGCCTGACCGAAGACGGCCGCGCCACCCCGGCGCTGCAAAAGAAGCTGGCCGCCAAGGGCCTGGAAAATATCGACTTGGCCACGCTGGACCGCGAATCCGACGGCAAACAAGACTACCTGGTGGCTCGCGGTACCGCCCCCGGCTCGTCGCTGGCCGCCGGTTTGCAGGAAGGCATCGACACGGCGTTGAACAGCCTGCCGATCCCCAAGGTCATGCGTTACCAATTGGCCGACGGCGTCACCACCGTCAAGTTCGTGCGCCCGGCGCACGGCCTGGTTGCGCTCTTCGGCGCCGACGTGGTGCCGGTATCCGCGCTGGGCATGCAGGCCGGCCGCGACACGCTGGGCCACCGCTTCATGTGCGCGGGCCCGGTATCGTTCACCGACGCCGATTCCTACGCCGCCACGCTGGCTGAAAAGGGCCGCGTCGTGGCGTCGTTTGAAGGCCGCCGCGACGACATCCAGCGCCAGTTGCTGGACCACGCCGGCCGCCTGTCGGCCACGCTGGGTGACGACCCGGAAGTGGCCGCGCTGCTGGATGAAGTGACGGCACTGGTCGAACACCCCACCGTCTACGTGGGTCAGTTTGAAGAGCAGTTCCTGCAAGTGCCGCAGGAATGCCTGATCCTGACCATGCGCTTGAACCAGAAGTATTTCCCGCTGTTCGACCCGGCCACCGGCCGCCTGACGCACCGCTTCCTGATCGTGAGCAACATGCACACGGACAAGCCGGTGAACATCGTCGAGGGCAACCAACGCGTGGTGCGCCCGCGCCTGGCGGATGCGCAGTTCTTCTTTGAAACCGACCGCAAGACGCCGCTGGCCTCGCGCGTGGAACAACTGGGTTCCATCGTTTATCACAACAAGCTGGGCACCCAGCTTGAGCGCGTCGAGCGCGTGCGCGCCATCGCGCGTGGCGTGGCCGAGCAACTGGGCGGCGACGTTAGCGCCGCGGACCGCGCCGCCATGCTGGCCAAGGCCGACCTGGGCTCGAACATGGTGGGCGAATTCCCCGAGCTGCAAGGCATCATGGGCGCCTACTACGCAGCGGGCGACGGTGAACCGGCCAGCGTCGTCGAGGCGCTGCGCACGCAATACCGCAACCGCTACGACGCCCCCGTCACGCAAGACACCCTGACTGCCGCCACGCTGTTCATCGCCGAGCGCGTGGAAACGCTGGTCGGCATCTGGGCCATCGGTCTGGCGCCCACGGGCGAACGCGACCCCTTCGGCCTGCGCCGCGCGGCGCTTGGCCTGATCAGCGCGTTTGAACAATTGGCGGCCGGTGGCTGGCTGAAGGTCAGCCAGGACGGCCCGCTGTCGCTCAACGGCCTGCTGGAACTGGCTGCGGGCACGTTCCCCGCCGGCAAGATCCCCGCCGACACGCTGGCTGAAGTGCGCGCCTTCATCTACGAGCGCTACCGCAACCAGCTCATCAACGACTTCGACCGCAACGCAGTCGAAGCCGTGATTGCGCTGACGCCGCCGCTGCATCAGGTGGCCGAGCGCGTGCGCGCCGCCGCCGCGTTTGCGCAACTGCCCGAAGCCGCCAGCCTGGCCGCCGCCAACAAGCGCATCGGCAATCTGCTGAAGAAGGCCGAAGGCGAGATCGGCGCCGTGAACGAGGCCGCCCTGGTGGAACCCGCCGAACGCGCGCTGGCCGCCACCGTCGCCAAGCTGCGCCCGCAAGCCGAAGCGCAATTGGCCGCGGGCGATTTTGCCGGCAGCCTGTCCACGCTGGCGCAAGCCCGCGAACCGGTGGACGCCTTCTTTGCCGACGTCATGGTCATGGCCGAAGACCCGGCCGTGCGCGCCAACCGCCTGGCGTTGTTGAGCCAGTTGCATGGCCTGATGAACCAGGTGGCCGACATTTCCAGGCTGGCACAGTGA
- a CDS encoding crotonase/enoyl-CoA hydratase family protein, giving the protein MSDLITVEVTDGIQIITINRPEAKNAINLETAQAMAAALDQLDSRDDIRIGILTGGGGTFSSGMDLKAFAKSGQRPYVEGRGFAGLNERPPKKPLIAAVEGYALAGGCEMALASDLIVAASNAKFGLPEVKRGLVAGAGGMLRLPRRLPYHIAMEVILTGEMLTAERAYSFGLVNRLTEPGGALTGALELARAIVENGPLAVQTAKSIVSQAVDWEQEGMFDRQRPLIAHIFSSADAKEGATAFAEKRKPVWQGK; this is encoded by the coding sequence ATGTCAGACCTGATCACGGTGGAAGTCACCGACGGCATCCAGATCATCACGATCAACCGCCCCGAAGCCAAGAACGCCATCAACCTGGAAACCGCCCAGGCCATGGCCGCCGCGCTGGACCAATTGGACAGCCGCGACGACATCCGCATCGGCATCCTGACGGGTGGCGGCGGCACGTTCTCGTCGGGCATGGACTTGAAGGCATTCGCCAAATCCGGGCAGCGTCCCTATGTTGAAGGCCGTGGTTTCGCCGGCCTGAACGAACGCCCGCCCAAGAAGCCGCTGATTGCCGCCGTGGAAGGCTACGCGCTGGCCGGTGGCTGCGAAATGGCCTTGGCTTCCGACCTGATCGTGGCCGCCAGCAACGCCAAGTTCGGCCTGCCGGAAGTCAAGCGCGGCCTGGTGGCCGGCGCCGGCGGCATGCTGCGCCTGCCGCGCCGCCTGCCGTACCACATCGCCATGGAAGTGATCCTGACGGGCGAAATGCTGACCGCCGAACGCGCGTATTCGTTTGGCCTGGTCAACCGTCTGACCGAACCGGGCGGTGCGCTGACCGGCGCGCTGGAACTGGCGCGCGCCATCGTCGAAAACGGCCCGCTGGCCGTGCAGACCGCCAAGAGCATCGTGTCGCAGGCCGTTGATTGGGAGCAGGAAGGCATGTTCGACCGCCAACGCCCGTTGATCGCCCATATCTTTTCGTCGGCCGACGCGAAGGAAGGCGCGACCGCTTTCGCTGAAAAGCGCAAGCCGGTCTGGCAGGGTAAATGA
- a CDS encoding M48 family metallopeptidase — protein MPSTDQLELLFDVQDHDATQGASSLIALQGASPLIATPKPRPGPPLAPPPQADSPQPVTPTNLFPDAATADTPKGEPLLTLSPNASSRVPTPCPDPLPPGARWREVPTEQQPIGFVLLRSRRRSIGFVITDDGLRVTAPSWVTLTQIDDAVREKARWILTKLREWHARKQQLAIAHTRWQAGGELPYLGKRIVLGVGGDSRQSRLSGDADAPQDGDTLLLALPSAADQSRIRDAAQAWLQQRAGAWFGARLAHFLQISGLKIRRWRLSSAATRWGSCTSDGNIMLNWRLIHFAPGIIDYVIAHELAHLREMNHSQDFWREVGQILPDFEDAKNILRRHDPASLPQF, from the coding sequence ATGCCTAGCACTGATCAGCTCGAACTCCTGTTCGACGTACAAGACCACGACGCGACCCAAGGCGCGTCGTCACTGATCGCGCTCCAGGGCGCGTCGCCGCTGATCGCCACGCCGAAGCCGCGCCCAGGCCCCCCGCTCGCGCCGCCGCCCCAGGCGGACAGCCCGCAGCCCGTCACCCCCACCAACTTGTTTCCCGATGCCGCCACGGCCGACACGCCCAAGGGCGAGCCGCTGCTGACGCTGTCGCCCAATGCGTCGTCGCGCGTGCCCACGCCCTGTCCGGACCCGCTGCCGCCCGGCGCGCGCTGGCGTGAAGTGCCCACCGAGCAGCAGCCGATTGGTTTCGTGCTGCTGCGCTCGCGCCGACGCAGCATAGGCTTTGTCATTACCGACGACGGCCTGCGGGTGACGGCGCCCAGTTGGGTCACGCTGACACAGATTGACGACGCGGTGCGCGAGAAAGCCCGCTGGATCCTCACCAAACTGCGCGAATGGCATGCCCGCAAGCAGCAACTGGCCATCGCGCACACGCGCTGGCAGGCCGGTGGCGAACTGCCTTACCTGGGCAAGCGCATCGTGCTTGGCGTGGGTGGCGACAGCCGCCAGTCCCGCTTGTCCGGCGATGCCGACGCCCCGCAAGACGGCGACACCCTGTTGCTGGCGCTGCCGTCCGCGGCCGATCAAAGCCGTATCCGCGATGCGGCGCAAGCCTGGTTGCAGCAGCGCGCCGGCGCCTGGTTTGGCGCGCGGCTGGCGCATTTTTTGCAGATCAGCGGCCTGAAAATCCGCCGCTGGCGGCTGTCGTCGGCGGCCACGCGCTGGGGCTCTTGCACCAGCGACGGCAATATCATGCTGAACTGGCGCCTGATTCATTTCGCGCCCGGCATCATTGATTACGTTATCGCGCATGAACTCGCGCATCTGCGCGAGATGAACCACAGTCAGGACTTCTGGCGTGAAGTGGGCCAAATCCTGCCCGACTTCGAAGACGCCAAGAACATCCTGCGGCGCCACGACCCGGCATCGCTGCCTCAGTTCTAA
- a CDS encoding lysophospholipid acyltransferase family protein, with the protein MARLRSLLYFLFLAITVIPYAFLCILWTPLPLHWRYKLTVGWPRLAIWGAKVFCGIRWQVKGWENLPEGPAVILSKHQSAWETLFFPAHMPREVCFVYKKELHMVPFFGWGLALLRMIAIDRSKGRDAFDQVVKQGQTRMDEGRWPLLFPEGTRVAPGKTARFKMGGALLASRTGAVVIPVAHNAGECWRRNAFVKYPGMVTLSIGPAIESKGLSPDELNLKVQEWIEGEMRRLNPERYA; encoded by the coding sequence ATGGCCCGGCTCCGTTCGTTGCTGTATTTCCTGTTCCTGGCCATCACGGTCATCCCCTACGCCTTTCTCTGCATTCTGTGGACGCCGCTGCCGCTGCACTGGCGCTACAAGCTGACGGTGGGCTGGCCGCGCCTGGCCATCTGGGGCGCCAAGGTGTTCTGCGGTATCCGCTGGCAGGTCAAGGGCTGGGAAAACCTGCCCGAGGGCCCGGCCGTGATCCTGTCCAAGCACCAGTCGGCCTGGGAAACCCTGTTCTTCCCGGCGCACATGCCGCGCGAGGTTTGCTTCGTCTACAAGAAAGAACTGCACATGGTGCCGTTCTTCGGCTGGGGCCTGGCGCTGCTGCGCATGATTGCCATTGACCGCTCCAAGGGCCGCGACGCCTTCGACCAGGTGGTCAAGCAAGGCCAGACGCGCATGGACGAAGGCCGTTGGCCGCTGCTGTTTCCCGAAGGCACGCGCGTGGCGCCGGGCAAGACGGCGCGCTTCAAAATGGGCGGCGCGCTGCTGGCGTCGCGCACCGGCGCGGTCGTCATTCCGGTGGCGCATAACGCCGGCGAATGCTGGCGGCGCAATGCTTTCGTCAAATATCCCGGCATGGTTACCCTGTCGATCGGTCCCGCGATAGAATCCAAGGGACTCTCCCCCGATGAACTGAACCTGAAGGTTCAGGAATGGATCGAAGGGGAAATGCGGCGTCTCAATCCCGAAAGGTATGCCTAG
- the glyQ gene encoding glycine--tRNA ligase subunit alpha: MLTFQQIILTLQEYWDKQGCALLQPYDMEVGAGTSHTATFLRAIGPEPWRAAYVQPSRRPKDGRYGENPNRLQHYYQYQVVLKPAPPDILDLYIGSLKALGIDPTQHDIRFVEDDWENPTLGAWGLGWEVWLNGMEVTQFTYFQQVGGLDCTPTTGEITYGLERLAMYLQDVQSVYDLVWTEGANGNRVLYRDVFHQNEVEQSTYNFEHSSADMLFAHFNDYEAEAKRLMDVPLALPAYEAALKAAHTFNMLDARGAISVTERAAYIGRIRNLSRAVAQAYFDSRERLGFPMLRRNQAAGEAA, translated from the coding sequence ATGCTCACCTTTCAGCAAATCATCCTTACGCTCCAGGAATACTGGGACAAGCAGGGTTGCGCCCTGCTGCAACCCTACGACATGGAAGTCGGCGCCGGCACCTCGCACACGGCCACGTTCCTGCGCGCGATCGGCCCGGAGCCGTGGCGCGCCGCCTACGTGCAGCCGTCGCGTCGCCCCAAGGATGGCCGCTACGGCGAAAACCCCAACCGCCTGCAGCACTATTACCAGTACCAGGTGGTGCTCAAGCCCGCGCCGCCCGACATCCTGGACCTGTACATCGGTTCGCTGAAGGCGCTGGGCATCGACCCCACCCAGCACGACATCCGCTTTGTCGAGGACGACTGGGAAAACCCCACGCTGGGCGCCTGGGGCCTGGGCTGGGAAGTCTGGCTGAACGGCATGGAAGTCACCCAGTTCACCTACTTCCAGCAAGTGGGCGGCCTGGATTGCACGCCGACCACGGGTGAAATCACCTACGGCCTGGAGCGCCTGGCCATGTACCTGCAGGACGTGCAAAGCGTGTACGACCTGGTCTGGACCGAAGGCGCCAACGGCAACCGCGTGCTGTACCGCGACGTGTTCCACCAGAACGAAGTCGAACAATCGACCTACAACTTCGAACACTCGTCGGCCGACATGCTGTTTGCGCACTTCAACGACTACGAAGCCGAAGCCAAGCGCCTGATGGACGTGCCGCTGGCGCTGCCGGCCTACGAGGCCGCGCTGAAAGCCGCGCACACGTTCAACATGCTGGATGCGCGCGGCGCCATCAGCGTGACCGAGCGCGCCGCCTACATCGGCCGCATCCGCAACCTGTCGCGCGCCGTCGCGCAGGCTTATTTCGATTCCCGCGAACGACTGGGCTTTCCCATGCTGCGCCGCAATCAGGCCGCCGGGGAGGCTGCATAA
- the gloA gene encoding lactoylglutathione lyase codes for MRMLHTMLRVGNLDKSIDFYTNVLGMRVLRRNDYPDGKFTLAFVGYQDESEGAVIELTHNWDTDKYDLGNGYGHIALEVDNAYEACDKVKERGGKVTREAGPMKHGKTVIAFVEDPDGYKIEFIQKKGRQD; via the coding sequence ATGCGTATGCTCCACACCATGCTGCGAGTCGGCAACCTCGACAAGTCCATCGATTTCTACACCAACGTGCTCGGCATGCGCGTCCTGCGCCGCAATGATTACCCGGACGGCAAGTTCACGCTGGCCTTCGTGGGCTATCAGGACGAGTCCGAAGGCGCGGTCATTGAACTGACCCACAACTGGGACACCGACAAGTACGACCTGGGCAACGGCTACGGCCACATCGCGCTGGAAGTCGACAACGCCTATGAAGCCTGTGACAAGGTCAAGGAACGCGGCGGCAAGGTCACCCGCGAAGCCGGTCCGATGAAGCACGGCAAGACCGTGATCGCGTTCGTGGAAGACCCGGACGGCTACAAGATCGAGTTCATCCAGAAGAAAGGCCGTCAGGACTAA
- the def gene encoding peptide deformylase — protein MIHPILKMGDPRLLRVAPPVERFDTPELHALIDDMFETMAAAQGVGLAAPQIGVDLQVVIFGFERNERYPDAPPVPQTILCNPVITPLSDEMQDGWEGCLSVPGLRGLVPRYRHVRYSGRDPYGQLIEREAEGFHARVVQHECDHLIGRLYPSRIQDFSKFGFTEILFPGMDPNADD, from the coding sequence ATGATCCACCCCATCCTGAAAATGGGCGACCCGCGCCTCTTGCGCGTGGCCCCGCCCGTGGAGCGCTTCGACACGCCCGAACTGCACGCCCTGATCGACGACATGTTTGAAACCATGGCGGCAGCGCAGGGCGTGGGGCTGGCCGCGCCGCAGATCGGCGTGGACCTGCAAGTGGTGATCTTCGGCTTTGAGCGCAACGAGCGCTACCCGGACGCGCCGCCCGTGCCGCAGACCATTCTGTGCAACCCGGTCATCACGCCGCTGTCGGACGAGATGCAGGACGGCTGGGAAGGCTGCCTGTCGGTGCCTGGCCTGCGCGGTCTGGTGCCGCGCTATCGCCACGTCCGCTACAGCGGCCGCGACCCGTACGGCCAGTTGATCGAGCGCGAAGCCGAAGGCTTCCACGCCCGCGTGGTGCAGCATGAATGCGACCACCTGATCGGCCGCCTGTACCCGTCGCGCATCCAGGATTTCTCGAAGTTCGGCTTCACGGAAATCCTGTTCCCCGGCATGGACCCTAACGCGGACGACTAA
- the gmhB gene encoding D-glycero-beta-D-manno-heptose 1,7-bisphosphate 7-phosphatase — MKLIILDRDGVINQDSDAFVKNPDEWIALPGSLQAIARLTQADWKVVVATNQSGLARGLFDMDTLTAIHTKMRRELAAVGGAVDAVFLCPHGPDDNCTCRKPRPGLFEQIGHRYDINLAGVPAVGDSLRDLQASSAVGCAPWLVQTGNGKKTLAKGGLPENTRVCEDLSAVADILLQDN; from the coding sequence GTGAAACTCATCATCCTAGACCGCGACGGCGTCATCAATCAGGACAGCGATGCGTTCGTCAAGAATCCCGACGAATGGATTGCCCTGCCCGGCAGCCTGCAAGCCATTGCCCGGCTGACGCAGGCCGACTGGAAGGTGGTGGTTGCCACCAACCAGTCCGGCCTGGCGCGCGGCCTGTTCGACATGGACACGCTGACCGCCATCCACACCAAGATGCGGCGTGAACTGGCCGCCGTGGGCGGCGCGGTCGACGCGGTGTTCCTGTGCCCGCACGGGCCGGATGACAACTGCACCTGCCGCAAGCCGCGTCCCGGGCTGTTCGAACAGATTGGGCACCGCTACGACATCAACCTGGCCGGCGTGCCCGCGGTGGGCGATTCGCTGCGCGACCTGCAGGCGTCGTCCGCCGTGGGTTGCGCGCCGTGGCTGGTGCAAACCGGCAACGGCAAGAAGACGCTGGCCAAGGGCGGCCTGCCCGAGAACACCCGCGTGTGCGAAGACCTGTCGGCCGTGGCCGACATTCTGCTTCAGGACAATTGA